A genome region from Nocardioides cynanchi includes the following:
- a CDS encoding saccharopine dehydrogenase family protein produces MTDSPRADRAFDIVLFGATGFTGRLTAEYLARQAPSGLRWALAGRNPDKLAGVREHLAGIDPALADLPLLTADATDPTSLAAVAGQARVVITTVGPYLSYGEPLVAACAAAGTDYVDLTGEPEFVDRMYVAHHATAVASGARLVHACGFDSIPHDLGAYHAVQQLPDDVPITLRGVVRSRGTFSGGTFHSAMTQMSRSRQMKQASAARRKAEGRPEGRSSRAVSGKPHRDSVLGRWLLPLPTIDPLVVARSGAALASYGPDFRYSHYAGTKTLRYAVGGAVGVGALGLAAQVKPVRSSMLKHIKQGDGPDAARRAKSWFSVDFVGEGGGRTVRTRVSGGDPGYDETAKMLAESALSLAFDDNPPTAGQVTTAQAMGDHLLERLQAAGLSFEVL; encoded by the coding sequence ATGACCGACTCCCCCCGCGCGGACCGGGCCTTCGACATCGTCCTGTTCGGCGCCACCGGCTTCACCGGGCGGCTGACCGCGGAGTACCTCGCCCGGCAAGCGCCCTCGGGGCTGCGCTGGGCGCTGGCCGGACGCAACCCGGACAAGCTCGCCGGGGTGCGGGAGCACCTGGCCGGCATCGACCCGGCGCTGGCCGACCTGCCGTTGCTCACCGCCGACGCCACCGACCCTACGTCGCTGGCGGCGGTCGCCGGGCAGGCCCGGGTGGTGATCACCACGGTGGGCCCCTACCTCAGCTACGGCGAGCCGCTGGTGGCCGCCTGTGCCGCTGCCGGCACCGACTACGTCGACCTCACCGGGGAGCCGGAGTTCGTCGACCGGATGTACGTCGCGCACCACGCGACCGCCGTGGCGAGCGGCGCCCGTCTGGTCCACGCCTGCGGGTTCGACTCGATCCCGCACGACCTCGGTGCCTACCACGCCGTCCAGCAGCTGCCCGACGACGTCCCGATCACCCTGCGCGGGGTGGTCCGCTCGCGCGGCACGTTCTCCGGTGGCACCTTCCACTCGGCGATGACGCAGATGTCGCGCAGTCGGCAGATGAAGCAGGCGTCAGCGGCCCGGCGCAAGGCCGAGGGTCGCCCCGAGGGTCGGTCGTCCCGCGCGGTGTCCGGCAAGCCGCACCGCGACTCGGTGCTCGGTCGGTGGCTGCTGCCGCTGCCGACGATCGACCCGCTCGTGGTGGCCCGCAGCGGCGCGGCGCTGGCGTCGTACGGGCCGGACTTCCGCTACTCCCACTACGCCGGCACGAAGACGCTGCGGTACGCCGTCGGCGGCGCGGTCGGCGTGGGTGCGCTGGGGCTGGCGGCCCAGGTGAAGCCGGTGCGCAGCTCGATGCTCAAGCACATCAAGCAGGGGGACGGGCCCGACGCGGCCCGCCGCGCCAAGTCGTGGTTCAGCGTCGACTTCGTGGGTGAGGGTGGCGGGCGGACCGTCCGCACCCGCGTCTCCGGTGGCGACCCGGGCTACGACGAGACCGCCAAGATGCTGGCCGAGTCGGCGCTGAGCCTGGCCTTCGACGACAACCCGCCGACCGCGGGCCAGGTCACCACCGCCCAGGCGATGGGCGACCACCTGCTCGAGCGGCTCCAGGCGGCGGGCCTGTCCTTCGAGGTGCTGTAG